Proteins co-encoded in one Christiangramia fulva genomic window:
- a CDS encoding FadR/GntR family transcriptional regulator: MKKFKKLQPVETLSLVDKVELRLLEFFKENELEPGDSIPKELEFAETLGVSRTVVREALLRLRTLGLVESKKHRGMILTEPDIITNFERILDPSLLGMDILKNLFELRLILEMGMADFLFERKTDKDLLELQEIVEAEEKAEAEKSHFSLDREIAFHGKLYEISQNKTLLRFQKLLLPVFEYVHLKNKPEDFEYRYSSGKFVTHKMLADNIRMGTPETFRNAMRQHLEPHFDSIFKSS; this comes from the coding sequence ATGAAAAAATTCAAAAAATTACAACCTGTAGAAACTCTATCTCTCGTAGATAAAGTAGAGTTAAGATTACTGGAATTCTTTAAAGAAAATGAATTAGAACCTGGAGATTCCATCCCCAAAGAATTAGAATTTGCCGAAACCCTTGGAGTAAGCAGAACAGTAGTAAGAGAAGCCCTTCTTCGTTTAAGAACTCTTGGTCTTGTAGAGTCGAAGAAGCACCGGGGAATGATCCTGACCGAACCAGATATTATAACCAACTTCGAAAGGATTCTTGATCCTAGCTTATTAGGAATGGATATATTGAAAAACCTTTTTGAACTTCGTCTTATACTCGAAATGGGAATGGCAGATTTTCTTTTCGAAAGAAAAACCGATAAAGATTTATTAGAGCTTCAGGAAATAGTAGAGGCCGAAGAAAAAGCGGAGGCAGAAAAATCTCATTTTAGTCTTGACAGAGAAATCGCCTTTCATGGAAAATTATATGAAATATCACAGAATAAAACCTTACTTAGATTTCAAAAACTACTTCTTCCTGTTTTTGAATATGTTCATCTTAAAAATAAGCCGGAAGATTTCGAATACCGATATAGCAGCGGCAAGTTTGTCACCCACAAAATGTTGGCCGACAATATTAGAATGGGAACTCCGGAAACCTTCAGAAATGCCATGAGACAACATCTAGAACCTCACTTTGATTCCATTTTCAAATCCTCTTAA
- a CDS encoding alpha-L-fucosidase — MNPFHLIYRIIILVFIEICGGISLHAQEAKNASFHNTIEIKKGDSESVIIDKATHVVPTHSQLEALQDGFIGFIHFGPNTFTKREWGTGKEDPGIFNPVSVDTDQWCRAMKDAGMKKVIFTAKHHDGYVLWQSRYTKHGIMSSPYQGGRGDILKELSKSCKKYGLKLGVYLSPADLYQLENPKGYYGNSSAYSTRIIPRPVMNRPFQNKTTFTFKVDDYNEYFLNQLFELLTEYGPISEVWFDGANPKKKGNQKYAYQDWKKLIHTLAPSAVIFGKEDLRWVGNEAGDTRETEWNVIPFQKNPDSINMFSDLTENDLGSRTKLYNAHFLHYYPAEVDTSIRDGWFYRDETSQSVKSAEEVFNIYESAVGGNAIFLLNVPPNREGRFAKKDLKVLKKVGQFIEDTYRDNLLSGSEEHERLLDDDLETFELLSQNDSTIEFSLKQPIMFNRFVIQEAVSSYGERVEKHLVQGWINGRWQDLGEGTNIGYKRILRFSPVELKKIRIKFLKVRNRPVIATVGAFYYHQPMPQLSITRDSDGLVHISINDSMANRALGFKKIIFGINGEEPLRIYDGPFFLKQGSVEAFIRNEDEESPGSGVYFGLFKKNWKVLSSSHSRKNHLVLNAIDANSDSYWISDETNKEHYIALDLAKEYKVGGFIYAPKKIMGEGLMEKGTIQSSRDGVHWDEIGSFHFGNIYNDPSKRIYRFRKPVMSRYFRIKAEKIAGDKKTVTASEIGFSVAN; from the coding sequence ATGAATCCTTTTCATCTGATCTACCGGATAATCATCCTTGTTTTTATTGAAATCTGCGGTGGCATTAGCCTGCATGCGCAGGAAGCCAAGAATGCTTCTTTCCACAATACTATTGAAATTAAAAAAGGAGATTCCGAATCGGTTATTATTGATAAGGCGACTCATGTCGTTCCCACACACTCTCAACTGGAGGCACTTCAGGATGGTTTTATTGGATTTATTCATTTTGGACCGAATACTTTTACCAAAAGAGAGTGGGGTACCGGAAAGGAGGATCCGGGAATTTTTAATCCGGTTTCTGTTGACACAGACCAATGGTGCCGGGCTATGAAAGACGCCGGAATGAAAAAAGTTATTTTTACGGCAAAACATCATGATGGCTACGTTCTTTGGCAAAGCAGGTACACTAAACATGGCATAATGTCATCGCCCTACCAGGGAGGAAGAGGAGATATTCTTAAAGAATTATCTAAATCTTGCAAGAAATACGGATTGAAATTAGGGGTGTATTTATCACCGGCCGATTTGTATCAGTTAGAGAATCCCAAAGGCTATTATGGGAATTCAAGTGCCTATTCTACAAGGATAATCCCCCGTCCGGTTATGAACCGCCCTTTCCAAAATAAAACGACATTTACATTTAAAGTTGATGATTACAATGAGTACTTTCTGAACCAGCTATTTGAACTGTTAACGGAATATGGTCCAATCAGTGAGGTGTGGTTTGATGGTGCAAATCCTAAGAAAAAAGGTAATCAAAAATATGCTTACCAGGATTGGAAAAAGCTGATTCATACCTTAGCTCCAAGTGCGGTTATTTTCGGTAAAGAGGATCTTCGTTGGGTTGGCAATGAGGCTGGAGACACCCGAGAAACGGAATGGAATGTAATTCCTTTCCAGAAAAATCCCGACTCTATCAATATGTTTTCTGACTTAACAGAAAACGACCTTGGGTCAAGAACAAAATTGTATAATGCTCATTTTCTTCACTACTATCCTGCTGAGGTAGATACATCCATAAGAGATGGTTGGTTTTATAGAGATGAGACGAGCCAAAGTGTGAAAAGCGCGGAAGAAGTATTTAATATATATGAATCTGCAGTAGGAGGGAATGCCATATTTCTTTTAAACGTTCCTCCTAACAGAGAAGGTCGTTTTGCAAAAAAGGACTTAAAGGTATTAAAAAAGGTGGGTCAATTTATAGAGGATACTTATCGGGATAATCTGCTGTCCGGATCTGAGGAGCATGAAAGACTTTTGGACGATGATCTTGAAACTTTCGAATTGCTTTCTCAAAATGACTCAACCATTGAGTTCTCATTAAAGCAACCTATTATGTTCAACCGCTTTGTTATTCAAGAGGCGGTAAGCTCATATGGCGAAAGGGTTGAAAAGCATCTTGTACAAGGCTGGATTAACGGTAGGTGGCAGGATCTGGGTGAGGGAACCAATATTGGCTATAAGCGGATTCTCCGGTTCTCTCCTGTAGAATTAAAAAAAATCCGAATTAAGTTTTTAAAGGTTCGAAACCGACCGGTAATTGCTACCGTTGGGGCTTTCTATTACCATCAACCGATGCCTCAGCTTTCCATCACCCGGGATTCTGACGGCCTGGTCCATATTTCCATTAATGATAGTATGGCAAACCGGGCTTTAGGTTTTAAAAAAATAATTTTTGGCATTAATGGGGAAGAACCCCTACGAATTTATGACGGGCCTTTTTTTTTAAAACAAGGTTCGGTAGAAGCTTTTATAAGAAATGAGGATGAAGAGAGTCCGGGTTCAGGAGTATATTTCGGGCTTTTTAAAAAGAATTGGAAGGTGTTGTCTTCCAGTCATTCAAGGAAGAATCATTTAGTATTAAATGCTATTGATGCTAATTCTGATAGTTATTGGATTTCAGATGAAACTAACAAGGAACATTATATTGCTTTGGATCTTGCAAAAGAGTATAAAGTAGGAGGTTTTATTTATGCTCCCAAGAAAATAATGGGCGAAGGTTTAATGGAAAAAGGAACGATTCAAAGTAGTAGGGATGGGGTTCATTGGGATGAAATCGGAAGTTTTCATTTTGGTAACATTTATAATGATCCCTCCAAAAGGATTTACCGATTTAGAAAACCCGTAATGAGTAGATATTTTCGGATAAAAGCTGAGAAGATAGCGGGTGATAAAAAAACTGTCACTGCTTCTGAAATCGGTTTTTCAGTGGCAAATTAA
- a CDS encoding RagB/SusD family nutrient uptake outer membrane protein, whose amino-acid sequence MKYLYIILAALFLTSCESELELDSPSELTYNGFWNSETGALAAHSGLYGALRGETYDIWLLGAIRSDEWGGPTFESPFNIDLIESNITVSTAPFGGWAGFYGRIHQINDFLQNVPNINFSDEVTKNHLMGEAYGLRAYYYYTLLKTWGAVPISTEILNTTSAEGLSKPRSSQEEVMQLIKDDLERSLQAFGDDDSFWNGNRNYWSKAATLALKGDAYIWSGNLLNGGDSDFQEAKNALEQIKDIPNINLVSNYSDLWGPENENNNEFIFAIQYAENEAENYYNLFTGRTTEIWPQYNEEGESMEGFVINGSNRYGPSIKTLQLSDDNFDTRKDATFIRLFSDSNNGEGYSSLNEEKYFGAILKKFLGRVDGSVRIFDNDVPIYRYADVLLLLAEAKNHLGEDPSEEINQIRQRAYGENYDPAVDAYANGSIAENTQAILKERYIEFIGEGKRWWDLRRAGDSYVINNVEYLNPGDEYKLLLPITLDMIGRNPLLEQTPGYQ is encoded by the coding sequence ATGAAATATTTATATATCATTTTGGCTGCTCTGTTTCTCACATCTTGTGAGAGTGAACTGGAGCTGGATTCGCCAAGTGAACTTACGTATAATGGTTTCTGGAATAGTGAAACCGGAGCGCTTGCCGCACATTCCGGTCTATACGGAGCCTTAAGAGGAGAAACTTATGATATCTGGTTATTAGGAGCTATACGGAGTGATGAGTGGGGAGGGCCAACCTTCGAATCTCCTTTTAATATTGATTTAATCGAATCTAATATTACCGTCTCAACGGCACCATTTGGGGGCTGGGCTGGCTTCTATGGAAGAATTCATCAAATAAATGATTTTCTTCAAAACGTACCGAACATCAATTTTAGCGATGAGGTTACCAAAAATCATTTAATGGGGGAGGCCTACGGCTTACGTGCCTATTATTACTATACCCTTTTAAAAACCTGGGGTGCGGTTCCTATTAGTACAGAAATCCTGAATACTACATCTGCCGAAGGATTGAGCAAGCCTAGATCTTCGCAGGAGGAAGTAATGCAGCTAATTAAAGATGACCTTGAGAGAAGTTTGCAAGCTTTTGGTGATGACGATTCATTTTGGAACGGAAACAGAAACTATTGGTCTAAAGCGGCAACGCTGGCCTTGAAGGGAGATGCTTATATTTGGTCCGGAAATTTATTAAACGGAGGAGATTCTGATTTCCAGGAGGCTAAAAATGCTTTAGAGCAAATAAAAGATATCCCCAATATAAATCTTGTTTCAAATTACTCCGATCTGTGGGGGCCGGAAAATGAAAATAACAATGAGTTCATTTTTGCTATTCAATATGCTGAAAATGAAGCTGAAAATTATTATAACTTGTTTACCGGTAGAACTACTGAAATATGGCCCCAGTACAATGAAGAAGGAGAGTCTATGGAAGGATTTGTTATTAACGGATCCAACCGTTATGGTCCCAGTATAAAAACACTACAACTTTCTGACGATAATTTCGACACTAGAAAAGATGCTACCTTTATTCGTTTATTCAGTGATTCCAATAATGGTGAAGGATACAGTAGTTTAAACGAGGAGAAATATTTCGGAGCTATTCTCAAGAAATTTTTAGGCAGAGTAGATGGTAGTGTAAGAATTTTTGATAACGACGTACCGATTTACAGGTATGCCGATGTCCTTCTCTTACTTGCGGAAGCAAAAAATCATTTGGGTGAAGATCCTTCAGAGGAGATCAATCAAATAAGACAAAGGGCTTATGGGGAAAATTATGATCCTGCGGTTGATGCTTATGCGAATGGATCTATAGCGGAAAATACACAAGCCATTTTGAAAGAGAGATATATTGAATTTATTGGAGAAGGAAAAAGATGGTGGGACCTGCGTCGAGCCGGAGATTCTTATGTCATCAACAACGTAGAATATTTAAATCCAGGAGATGAATATAAACTCTTATTGCCAATCACCTTGGATATGATTGGAAGAAACCCCCTATTAGAACAAACACCAGGATATCAGTAG